The genome window AACGATGAGCTCCAGAATCAATTGGCCACCCTGAAGGTGCAGTACGAGAGTGCCCGGCACGAGATCATGGAGCGGGATCAGCGACTACTGGAGCTAATGAATCAGCTGAAGAAGCTGGAGGATCGCTGCGCCCAAGCCGAATCCCAAGCAGCTCTGGCCAGTCGCTATAGCGACGAGATCGAGCGACTGAACAATTCCATGCGCGAAATCGCGCAGGCCGTCGTTCAAGATGCTGAGAACGCGGATCGCGAGGCAGACGCCGAGGTCACCGGCGGTGTCATGCAGCACATGCACCTTACGCGTGACGCCGCCTCCGTGGCGGGCGGAGCAGGTGGAGCGGGCAGCACTGCCGGCGGTGGAGGGAAATCACCGCGTCGCAATTCGACACGCGCCTCTCAAGCCTTCGCCGAGGGCACCATCTCAGCCGTCCAGGCGGCGCTCCACAAATACCAGCTGGCCCTGCACGACATGCAGGTGAAATTCCAGAACACCAGCGAGACCCTGCGCACCACCAAGTCCCAGCTGGAGACCAGCGAGGGTACCAAACAGCTGCTGACCACCAAGATGCAGCAGCTCACCGAGAAACTGGACAGCAGCAACTCCAAGCTTTCGGAACTGCTGCAGGAAAGGGAGAGTCTGCAGCGCGGACTGGACGATATCCGTGTCCAGAAGCAGCAGTCCGAGATGGGACGAGCCGATATCAATAGTGCGGTAGGTGGATAAGTACCATATAGTACTCCATTCTAAAGACATTTCCGATCGAGGAATCCAAAGTTCtttggaatatttttttaattaataagaAATATCTGGTTTTTTCCGAGTGTGGATGTCAAGGCGGATTGGGGGCGGATCGTTGATAACTCGATTAGTCTGCGTCTGCCTCTGATTACGCCGTAGATTGTATACAATAAAGATGTTTCCAACTCAAATCCGGGGTGATGCCATGTCTGCGATGAGTTACAAATTATGGCTGCGAAGATTGCAATTGCAGCCGGCGTGAGGGGAAACGGCAAAAGGCTAGGTTCATCAGCACCGGGATCTCGTATCTCTAATGGGGTTGGCTGGGATCGGCTTTAATGTGGGGATAGTATAGAGCTAGACTATATCAAAATGGCGTTCAATAATGCATTctataactatatatttataagtaaaaaaaaaacgaaatgtatttattgttgAATTCAACCAATTTTACACAATTTCTTGTAGTTCGAGAATCTGAGCAGTGATTATGAGAAGATGCAGCTGAACTGTGGTAAACTCCAGAAGCGTATCGATTCCATGGAGGAGGACAAGAAGGCAGTGGAGCTGGAGATCCAACGTATACTGAAGGACAAGAACATAACCGAGTTGAATTTGAGGTATTAATGACAGTATAATTAAAGTTAAACATACTAAAGATCTGTAATCCCAACAGGTCTGAGGAGGATCGCAGCAGTCGTTTGCGGGAGGAGACCATATCCTTGCGCGAGGAGCTTAACCGAGTGAGCTTGAATCGTGATCTTCTCGAGCAGCAGCGCATCGAGTCCGATAATTTGACCAATCTGCTCGAGAAACAGAAGTCCGACCTGGAGTACGATCTGGACAAGCTGTTGCTGGAGAAGTGCGATCTGCAGGAGAAGCACGAGAAGCTATCCAACAACAGCTGCTCCACCAGTGATGAGCTGAAGAGCGTTCAAAATTGCCTTCAGGAGGCGCAGGAGGAGCGCAAGAAGCTCCGTATCCAGTCCGTCGATCAGTGCAATGAAATCGGAGAGCTTAAGAAGGAGTTGGCGATACTGGACAAGGCGCGACTCGAACTGGAGACGGACAATCTGTCGGCTGGGGAGAAGCTCAAGTGTCTGCAGCTGGAGAAGGAGAAAATCCTGCAGGACTTGGCCTGCGTCACCCGGGATCGTGGTGACATCCACAATCAGCTCACGGCGATGTGTCGCAAAAAGGAGACTCTGAATGAGGAACTTATGAGGACGCGCCAGCGTCTGGAGCAAACCACCGAGACCAACAGCAGGCTGAATAGAAATCTGGAGGAGATGGTGAAGGATGTGGAGGAGAAGCAGGTGGTCATCGATCTGCACGAAAAGGACACCCATCGCTTAAACGAACTTCTGGCCGCCCTGCGTTCGGAGAAGGAATCCCTGGAATCGGTGCTCTTCGATACCAACACCTCACTGGAGGCCACCGAGGAACGACGCAGTCAGCTGGAGCGGGATCTGCAGGAGGCTCTGGTGCGTGAGGAGAGCCTGAAGAATCACGTGGCTCGCTtgcagaaggagctggagcagtGTCAGCGCAAGGCCCAGGAGACCAAGACGCAGTTGCTCAACGCTGCCCGCGCGGCGGAGAGTGACTTCAACCAGAAAATCGCCAATCTGCAGGCTTGTGCAGAGGAGGCGGCCAAACGACATGGGGAGGAGATTCTGCAGTTGCGGAATGCCTTGGAAAAGCGAATGCAACAGGCTCTCCAAGCGCTGCAGACGGCCAAGGATGATGAGATCGAGAAGTTGCAGGAGCGACTGGCCACCCTGCAGGCCCACCTCGAGAGCCTTGTCCAGCAGCATGAGGAGGCACTGATTCGGGCGGAGAGCGAGAAGCAGCAAGCCCTGCTGATTGCCCACCGGGATAAGCAAGCGGTGGCCGAGCGTTTGGAGGCCGTATCCCGGGATCTCAAGACCGAACAGGAGTCTCTCGACCGGAGCAGACGGGAGGCCAATGCGCGCGATGAGAAGCAGAGGGCTGCCATTGCGCAGCTGAAGGACGAGATGGTGCAGATGCGCAccaaggaggaggagcacaAGTGAGTGATactatatataattaaatttccaaatatttcatatatactTGATAATCTGCAGGATTAAGTTGGAAGAATGCATCCGGAAGCAGGAGCTGCAGTTGAGCAGCTTGCGCGAAGAGCGCGAATCCTTGTGCCGTATGAGTGAGGAGCTAAAGATGGAGATTCGTCTGAAGGAGGACAGAATGGAGGGCACAAACAACGAGCTGCAAGATGCGCTGCGCAAGTCCAAGGAGGGTGAGTTCTTCGAATCTTAAACAGAAATTTatcataattataatataaaatcTCGATTTCAGGTGAGGGCTTCATCGACAGTCTGCGCAAGGAGCTGACCGACTGTCGCCGCCAACTGGCGGACAGCAACATCGAGCGAGACAAGTATTCCGGCAGCAACAAGGAGCTGCGTGACCATGTGAAGCGCGTGGAGAGCGCCAAGCGGGAACAGGCACGCGCCATCGAGGAGGCTCTGCAGAAGATCAGCAATCTGGAGGATACCAAGAACTCGTTGGAGAACGAACGCACTCGATTGAGCACCATACTGAAGGAGACGGAGAATCACTTTACAAAGACCACCCAGGATCTGAATGCTACCAAGGCGCAGCTGCAGAAGGCTCAAGTGGAGTTTGCCCAGAAGGACGAGGGCGGCAAGGAGTTGCAGTGCAAGCTGGTCGCCGAGGTGGAGTTGAAGGAGCGGGCACAGCAGGAGCTCTGCCAGATTAAGAAGCAATTATCGGACCTGGAAGCCAATCTATGTGCCACTCGCCAGGAATTGGGCAGGGCTCGGTGTCAGAACAACCAGGAGGAGCATCGCTTCCATGCCAGGGAGCAGGAGTTGGCCCAGCGCTTGGAGGAGGGTCGTGGTAGGGAGAAGCGCCTGGAGGATCAGAAGCACAACCTGGAGGTCTGCCTGGCCGATGCCACCCAGCAGATTCAGGAGTTGAAGGCCCGTTTGGGCGGCGCCGAAGGTCGCATCCGGGCTTTGGATGAGCAGTTGTCCTGCGTGGAGCTACACAAGCGTGACACCGAACAGAAGCTATCCTCGGTGGTTCACACTCTGCGCCGGATTGCTGGCATCCAAGTGGACGGCAGTGTGAATCTGTCTCATCGCTTGCTGAGTCCCTCGCGAAGATTTAGTCCGTCTCGCAGCTGCGGAGAATATGACAACAGAAGCACATCACAATGCCCAGATGGACCAATCGATGTGGACCCGGATCTGGTGAGGAAGGGTGTCCGCAACCTGATGCATCAGGTGGCTCAGTTGGAGCGCGAGAAGGATGACTACAAATCCCAATTGGGAGCAGCTAAGAAGCAGCTCCAAGATGCTGCTGACCAGCAGCTACGATGCGATGCCAAGCTGGGCAAACTGCAGGCCATGCTAAGAAATCTCCAAGAGGAAAAGAGCAATCTGGAAACGGACCGCAAGATGAAGATCTCCGCCATCCAGGCGCTGGAGGAGAAGCTCAAGCATCGCAACGACGAGTGTCAGATGCTAAGGGAACGTTTGGCCCAAACAGAGATGCAACTGGCTGCCACATCCGAAGAGAATGGCCAGAACGAGGAACGCCTGGAGAAGAGCCGACAGCAGTGCTCCAAGCTGGACAATGAGAAGCGCCAGCTGCAGGAGGAATTGGCCAAGGTGGAGGGCCGGGCCAGCAAACTCGACCTGCAGCGGGTTGCCATGGAGGGCGATCTTACCCGGCTGCAGATGGCACTGCAAGAGAAGGACTGCAGCATTCGACAAATGGCTGAGCGGCTGGAGAACCAAAACCGTGCCTTGACCCAACTGGAGGATCGCTGCACCGCCCTTAAGTCCACCGTCGATCAGCTGAAGGAGCGCCTCCAGAAGTCCGCTGTGAGTGAAACCCAATTGCGGGGCGAGATAAAGACGCTCCAGAAGGAGCTTTCCGAGCAGGGTCACTGCTCCCAGGCCAACGAGGATAAGCTGAAGCTGGTGCAAAAGTCTCTGCAGACCGCCGAGAACGAGAAGCGCATCCTCACCGAACGCCTGGATAGTGCTCAGACGAATCTCAACAAGCTGCGACGTAGCCAACAGGCCCAGCTGGATGGTAACCAGCGCCTGCAAGAACAGGTAACCGATCTGGAGGTTCAGCGCTCGGCATTGGAGTCCCAACTTCGGATTGCCAAGTGGAACCAGGAGAGTGGCGGCGACAAGGGTCTGACAAACGGCAATGGAGGCGGCAATGGCGAGGAGGAGCTCAGCAGGCAGCTGAAGTCCTCGCAGCGGGAAAAGTCGGAGCTACGCAGCAAGCTGCAGACCCTACAGGTAAGCTAattgttaaattaattattggAATACTGTCCACTCTGCGTATACGTGATAAATTAAGTATACGCAGTGCTATCGGTTCTAGTTAATCCCAGTTTCAATGTATTTTCCTATTTGATTATTTACTTTATCTTTAATTTTTCATAGGACAAGGTCAAACAATTGGAGTGCGACCGGAAAAGCAAGTTTTCGGGCGGAAATGCCTACGATCGGGCT of Drosophila mauritiana strain mau12 chromosome 3R, ASM438214v1, whole genome shotgun sequence contains these proteins:
- the LOC117143682 gene encoding rootletin; the encoded protein is MQAYRDNFKQTPCPSAVDLQAAGQAHPPATASRLPFSRSQRGRDTSASGASVSASVAGGLTPRMMSPGPPGAGGGGGVSGGGGGGDPSALLRQNQELRQRLADESHSYRRRLDTYKQAQHNQANLVSRLQSKIQQYRQRCSDLEDRMHETIKPTAGTGPKLTTGPTNQVLCSTSLTLGQSSLPCSSSLDSPPPSCSRDYVDDVLVTGGGAGAAELCRKLEEEHQRCEQILAQNSALRQQLEESNRTNEALTNDLQKLTNDWAGLRDELLIKEDEFKEEEQAFKDYYNSEHNRLLKMWREVVAVKRSFKEMQTAMKAEVAKMGQEINCVGKDINGSNATVAFAVQQAKRAADEELKQSQRSNDELQNQLATLKVQYESARHEIMERDQRLLELMNQLKKLEDRCAQAESQAALASRYSDEIERLNNSMREIAQAVVQDAENADREADAEVTGGVMQHMHLTRDAASVAGGAGGAGSTAGGGGKSPRRNSTRASQAFAEGTISAVQAALHKYQLALHDMQVKFQNTSETLRTTKSQLETSEGTKQLLTTKMQQLTEKLDSSNSKLSELLQERESLQRGLDDIRVQKQQSEMGRADINSAFENLSSDYEKMQLNCGKLQKRIDSMEEDKKAVELEIQRILKDKNITELNLRSEEDRSSRLREETISLREELNRVSLNRDLLEQQRIESDNLTNLLEKQKSDLEYDLDKLLLEKCDLQEKHEKLSNNSCSTSDELKSVQNCLQEAQEERKKLRIQSVDQCNEIGELKKELAILDKARLELETDNLSAGEKLKCLQLEKEKILQDLACVTRDRGDIHNQLTAMCRKKETLNEELMRTRQRLEQTTETNSRLNRNLEEMVKDVEEKQVVIDLHEKDTHRLNELLAALRSEKESLESVLFDTNTSLEATEERRSQLERDLQEALVREESLKNHVARLQKELEQCQRKAQETKTQLLNAARAAESDFNQKIANLQACAEEAAKRHGEEILQLRNALEKRMQQALQALQTAKDDEIEKLQERLATLQAHLESLVQQHEEALIRAESEKQQALLIAHRDKQAVAERLEAVSRDLKTEQESLDRSRREANARDEKQRAAIAQLKDEMVQMRTKEEEHKIKLEECIRKQELQLSSLREERESLCRMSEELKMEIRLKEDRMEGTNNELQDALRKSKEGEGFIDSLRKELTDCRRQLADSNIERDKYSGSNKELRDHVKRVESAKREQARAIEEALQKISNLEDTKNSLENERTRLSTILKETENHFTKTTQDLNATKAQLQKAQVEFAQKDEGGKELQCKLVAEVELKERAQQELCQIKKQLSDLEANLCATRQELGRARCQNNQEEHRFHAREQELAQRLEEGRGREKRLEDQKHNLEVCLADATQQIQELKARLGGAEGRIRALDEQLSCVELHKRDTEQKLSSVVHTLRRIAGIQVDGSVNLSHRLLSPSRRFSPSRSCGEYDNRSTSQCPDGPIDVDPDLVRKGVRNLMHQVAQLEREKDDYKSQLGAAKKQLQDAADQQLRCDAKLGKLQAMLRNLQEEKSNLETDRKMKISAIQALEEKLKHRNDECQMLRERLAQTEMQLAATSEENGQNEERLEKSRQQCSKLDNEKRQLQEELAKVEGRASKLDLQRVAMEGDLTRLQMALQEKDCSIRQMAERLENQNRALTQLEDRCTALKSTVDQLKERLQKSAVSETQLRGEIKTLQKELSEQGHCSQANEDKLKLVQKSLQTAENEKRILTERLDSAQTNLNKLRRSQQAQLDGNQRLQEQVTDLEVQRSALESQLRIAKWNQESGGDKGLTNGNGGGNGEEELSRQLKSSQREKSELRSKLQTLQDKVKQLECDRKSKFSGGNAYDRAEKSNSYYGGAAESGEFDSNRYDVGGGNAGGGSFNCGLDHSVIEQETRDLRLKVRRLETLLAEKESELARCKARMNDSAKCHDGLDGDRYRSAQMHAEKLLDAREQSHRQQVLRLENQISMLREQLAQEAKRRQQYILRSSKANREMQHLRSTLGDSLRNVSQHPVDPHLLESESRRLDSAVSMSLPPSSCRDYDRD